The DNA sequence CTCCAATACTGCAACAGATCACTTCAAATTATGATTGTGACGTAAACTGTGTCTGGACTGAGAATTTATGCATGCTATAGTTCCAGaatatgaacctatatataGTTTTGACTGTTGCCCCTGTCTTTCAAAGAGCCGTGCTTTGTGCAAGGAAAGTGAGGTTGCCCATTCTAATGGTGGGGCATACTAGAAGTTTGAATATTCAGGACTCACTGTTCATTTTTTAGGATACATTTCAGTGTAGTACGAGTTTGAATCAACTATTTATTGAAAGAATGTCTCTATCACGTTCCGTTTGGATTTTAAGATGCACTTATGAAGACCGAAAACACTGAATGTAAAAAACGAGATCAAAATCACGAAAAACAAAGTAAATGGATGTTAAACTTTCCCCTGCAAAGTACAAAAATTTGCAaagaaagtaataataataatatatatatatatatatatatatatatatatatatatatatatatatatatatatatattgaaacaaatatattaaactaaTCACATcatattaattacaattttttataaattttatttcatttttcttcataattttatgattttttttcttaatctaaacaatttcattttttacttttttttttacatcaacTACTCAAATCCATCATTTAATTCAATAACAATTTGGTTTTAACCTTGTTAAGCACTGTACCGTCGACACCAACATGAATGTATCTAATGAAAATTTAAGCTGtggattttcttataaaaaataggtTCTTCCATCATTAAACTTGACTTCATTacttatgtttatttaattttaacaaactgtgtaaaattgatttttttttctttcttgtaatATTGTTTTCCCCATCTCGCACACTGGTCCCTTTCTTGCATCCTCTCAAGAACAGTTGTTAAAAGATACTTTATTTTACGAATTAGTGTTACACATAACACATCAAGATCAAGTGATTTTCGTCAAACTATTCGGTGCTTTAACAATTCTATTTTATTGAACTGTCACACAGGACAGAGACACCGTTTGATTTTCGTCAAATGGTTCAAAATTTACAATATCTGATTTAACATTTAACGAAAAGGTAGTCTTTGGTGTTAGCCAACATTGACTTGTATGTATCCTCTGAGGTGAGGACAGAGAATTTCATTTCCATCGTAATATTCATCATCACCCACCCGACCAGAATCTGATGAGCACACTGAAAGATTAAGTGTCAGAACAAAATCTACTTATCTTACCTCTCCGAGATGTGCATCTTGAAATCCTCTTCAACCCACTTGCTAATTCTCTCCTTGTTTGTGTTCCTTAACTATGCAACAGAAGCTGCACCTACATATAGCGCACATGCCTGCACAGATGGATCCTTTTACCGACCCAACACAACATTCCAAACCAACTTGAATCTCTTCCTCTCATCCCTCGTCTCTAACGCCACCCTCCACGACGGTTACTACCTCACCAACTTCTCCCTAGGAGCCCCTGGCGAGGTCAAGGGACTCTTCCTCTGCCGCGGTGACGTAACCCCCTCCGTCTGCCACGACTGTGTCGCCGCCGCGGCCGACAACATCACACGCCTCTGCACCAACCAAACAGAGTCTGTAATATGGTATGACGAGTGTATGGTGCGCTACTCCAACCTTTCCTTCCTCAACAACATAGTCCCAAGTATTGGCATCAGTTCCCAACAGAGCGTTCCTGATTCCGATATTAACAGCTTCATCGATTTTCTTGCATCCGCGCTGAATGGTGTGGCGCAGGATGCGGTGAATTCTCTTTCGGGTAGAATGTTTGCCACAAGAGAAGCGAGTTTCACGAGCTCAATGAGTCTGTACGCCCTGGCGCAGTGTAGACCTGATTTATCCGTCTTCGATTGCAACATGTGCTTAACAGGCGCCATCAGTAGCCTCGGTGAAGGAAAACGAGGTGCACGGAACCTGCTTCCTAGTTGTAATGTCAGATATGAATTGTACCCTTTTTACAATGTTTCCGCCGTCTCCACTAAACCAGAGTCTCTTTCCCCATCTTCAGGTATCAAAGTTTTATACCATATTAACATGTACTAAGCTCATGTGCAGTTCGTTGATGATTTAGTAttctctaatcaaattaaagttttaCATTCATTATTTGCATTGAAGATCAgtataattatatgataaaaCTATAATTCTGGCTATAGAATAGGACTGAAGGTGCTTAAAAGAAGTGAATCTCAGCTTTGTCCTTGTAATATAAACATGCCGCTGTCTAAATTTCAATGACCTTGTTAATGGGGTGTCTTAGAAAGTGATTAACCTGTACAGGAAAAAGAAGTATCTCTATAATTCTGGCTATTGGTGTCCCAATTGTCGTTGCGGTGCTACTTCTCATTGTTGGCGTCTGCTTCCTACGCAAGAGAGCAAGCGATAAATACAATAATTCTTTTGGCCAGGATTCAAGTAATCTCTCTTTCTCCATCAAACTGATATTTTCGTGTAATCTGTTTCAATTGCCTTTAATTTGGTGGCTGATGATTATTATCTTTCTTTGCTGTGTAGTTGTGGAAGGTCTGAGCGATGCGGATTCATTGCAATTTGACTTGGCTATGATTGAAGCTGCCACGAACAGATTCTCGGATGAGAACAAAATTGGCAAAGGGGGATTTGGGGTGGTTTATAAGGTATGGAACATTTTTTCTGAGTAACACATCATAATTCATTTTATGATAAAGTAGTTAACTGTTTTATTCCAATGATTGTTTTTAGGGTGTCCTCCCTGACGGACAGGAGATAGCTGTGAAGAGGTTGTCAGTAACCTCCTTGCAGGGGGCAGTAGAGTTCAGGAATGAAGCTGCCCTTGTGGCCAAGCTTCAACATAGAAATTTAGTGAGACTATTGGGATTTTGCTTGGAGGGCCAGGAAAAGATTCTTGTCTACGAATATATTCCAAACAAAAGCCTTGATTACTTTCTATTCGGTATGTACCTTTTCTACTTTTCTTACATGTCGCAATTAGTGCAGTGATTGATTGCCCTCAACAGACTAAATGACACCTCATAAACAGAGTAACTAACTTCATTGAACATAGTTGGAGGATTAATAGTTTCTGTAAATGGAATTTGTTGTAATTTCGCTGTTTTAATCTGAGTATTtcattttgacaaattttgcaGATTCTACGAAGCAAAGAGAGTTAGATTGGTCACAACGCTACAAGATTATAGTTGGCATTGCTAGAGGAATTCTTTATTTACATGAAGATTCTCAACTTAGAATTGTACACCGTGATCTCAAAGCTAGCAATGTTTTATTAGATCAAAATATGAACCCAAAGATTTCTGATTTTGGCATGGCAAAGATTTTCCAGGCAGACCAGACTCAAGTAAATACAGGAAGAATAGTTGGGACTTAGTAAGTCCAATGTCTTTATGTCATTTCCTCTTGGATATATAACTTGTTATACAGATAGTTAGTTAAGTTCAGCGGGAAAAAATGTGTTCTTTCCAAAAATTttgctgtttttctttttctaaataagggGATTATATTGTTGTTTCAGTGGTTACATGTCCCCAGAATATGCAATGCGTGGTCAGTTTTCTATGAAATCGGATGTGTTCAGCTTTGGTGTCTTGGTTTTGGAGATTGTGAGTGGCAAGAAGAATACTGATTTTTATCAGTCAAATCACGCTGATGACCTCTTAATCTTTGTGAGTGCAatagtaatttattttcttctgctCTGCTGATGCCATGGGTAGCTGCAATATCTAGCTACAGACTATTTCAGTGGGTGAGGAAAAATGAGACATTCCTAGTTTAAATACTAACATTATTCTACTACAGGCTTGGAAGAAATGGACAGAGCAAACACCAATGGAGTTTGTGGATCCAACTCTGAGAGGTTCTTGTTCGAGAAATGAAGTAAACAGATGCATCCAAATTGCTTTATTATGCGTTCAGGAAAATCCATCTCACCGACCATCAATGGCCACCATTGCACTTATGCTCAACAGTTATTCAGTTACCATGTCAATGCCACGACAACCAGCATCTTTCCTGCGTGGAAGAACTCCTAACAGGCTTAACCGAGGGCTTGACTCTGATCAGTCTACCACCGATCAATCTACCTCCTCTTCAATTCCATGGTCTGTGAATGAAGTATCCGTCACTGAAGTATACCCTCGCTAATGGatcatttttagttttcttcCATCAGTCCACTGTAATCAATTTCATCAACTATTTGTATCTAAATTAAagtacaacttttttttttatctgatcCAGTTAAGCTATGATTTAAATGTCTCCTTCAGATATTTCCATTTTACACACATCATAAAGGCAGtatctttatattttctctaAATAACTTCtgtaaaatttttttttgactaagattataaatatttgtacacGTATAATGAGTATTCTACTAAACTTGTTATATTTCGTAATCTTACATTTTAATCCCTAAATTTATAccgtttatttatttatttcttaaaattagaaTCTCCGGAGTTGACTAAGTCATAAGTAATACGTGTTCGAGTTTTAAGTCAGCAAAGACCATTTGCGTGGAATAATGACGGAAAAGCTCGAGTGAATAGTCACATGGTTGGCATTCATTGCTGTCCGAAATGAAACTAAAATATCTAAACACACAAAACATAACAACAAAGGTTTTccattatcattatttaaaacataagcTACAGAATTCCTCCAATTAATTATTCAATCCAACATGCTAGCCTCCAACTTCTGTACAACCTCGTTAACACTTCAATTACTATGTCTGCTCTTTCATGCAACTGCATCGGCAGCAGTTTACAGTGCCCACTTCTGCACCAATCAAACCTTTTACGCATCCGACACCAAATTTCAATCCAACTTAAATACCCTCCTCTCTTCTCTTGTTTCAAACTCCTCCCTTCCCTCCCTCAACGGTTTCTTCCGAACCTCCGTCGATGACATCGACGGCCGTTTCCTCTGCCGGGGCGACGTCAACGCAACCGTCTGCCACGGCTGCGTCGCCGCAGCAGCAGCGAACATAACTCGCCTCTGTCCCAACGATACCGAGTCCTACATCTGGTACGACGAGTGTATGCTAATCTACTCCAACAGCACCTTCGACAATGATGACATAGTTCCCGGGATTCCCCTCAACGACGAAGGAAGCACCGTTAACACAAATCACGACCACTTCAACCAATTACTGTCGAACTTATTAAACACTTTGGAGGGAAAAGCTTTGGAGAGTGAGAAGAAGTTCGCCGCAGGAGCGGTGAGTGTGACGAGCGCGCAAACGCTGTATGGAATGGCGCAGTGCGAGCCAGACTCAACGAGTGGTCGTTGTGAGGCGTGCTTTGGAAGCGCAATTTCAAGTATTCCAAACTGTTGCAACGGAAGCGGAGGAGCAAGGGTTCTGCTTCCCTTATGTAGCATCAGATACCAACTGTATCCCTTTTTGTACAATTCCACCATGGTCATTCCTTCTTCAGGTATgcatattattatgtatatcaTCGACTATGAGTCTTCTCCGCTAACCCAAGTTTTCTTAATAGTCCTAAAACGATTCAATTCAGTACATTgatctctttttctttactgTTTTTTGTCTTTCTGCTTTTACCTTAAATGTAATGAAATTTGTGTAAAAATTTTTGAGTGAACAATCAGAAAGTGATAGAGTTTTCAAGTGCTACTTACATGATTTTCACTATTTTAGGATTTTCCCCCTTAAATTATAGAACACGAGTGAATTTAATGATACaggtttttgtttgaaaattaagacaaaagtataattcaacaaattcaaaataattaacataattttttataggataataatttataattgaaagatGGTGAAAGAGATTCAGACTGTCAAGTAATAGTAATTTTTATCAGTTTACTAATTTCAGTCTTACGCCAACGTTGTTTTGTGATTCAGTTATTGTGGTCTTTAAGGAGGAAGTTGGTTCAATTATATTGGGGCCACATGTATTTGAGGATGATAGTATAATCTTtgaatataattgattttttttaacttctatCTAATCAACTATaagattttttgtttaaatttctgaaaagaaaaatatttattttggtttgttctTATCAATAAGTTGACTCTATTAActtatttctattttcttttaatttttttcttaaatttttttatcataataatttcTAATATGACGATATACAttataagtatataaataagGGATTTAATGCATattctttttcaatattatttccATATCATGTAATACTtgttttaacttaataaatatgagtaataaaattgacacaaacaataaaaacaagttaccaaaatatttattttatcaaatatctAATTTAGGAAAATTAGTATTTATcccaaacaaaaaacaaaacttcaaatttatttatgctCTAAAATTATTCATTGTGGTTTgaatagtatattttttttttgttgcatgttTCAAAAAGAGGTCCCTCGGGCAGGAAGCAAAAGTACATTGGTGGTTGTGGCAATTGTTCTCCCTGCTATTTCGGCGATGCTTTTGTTTATAGGATGCTGTTGGTGGCGAAGAAggcaaacaaaaagaaaaaatcttgaGGATGTCCAGGAAGTGAATGATAGCAGtaatgttcttttttttctaaagaaaaaataaattgaagttGTGATCCAGTCCAATAATTGATCTATTTCGAGGTTTGAACAATGTGCTTATTTTTGCAACTATAATAACTTCATACTGCTATTTAATGCAGTTAGGAGATATTTGACTAGTGAGGAAGAGTCTTTGCATTTTGACTTGGCTACAATCGAAGCAGCCACAAATAGTTTCTCAGATGAAATGAAGATAGGAGAAGGTGGATTTGGTGCAGTTTATAAGGTATGAATTAATAAATTTCTTATGGTAAAAGATACAGTGTGTAGAGCTTTGGTAATGTGAAGAATGGTTTTAGGGTACCTTTCCCAATGGAGAAGAGATAGCTGTGAAGAGGCTATCAAGAACCTCCCTCCAAGGTGACAGAGAATTCAAGAACGAGGTTCTACTTGTTGCTCAGCTTCAACACAGAAATTTAGTTAGACTTTTAGGCTTTTGTATGGAGAAAACAGAGAGAATACTGGTTTACGAGTTTATCAAAAATTCCAGCCTCGACCACTTTCTATTTGGTTTGTTATTTTGAAcccttttgctctggttatcccTTTCGAGATATTATATAAACTAATCGTTCTTAGAATActacaattttgtttaaattgtaGGTCACGAAGACCAAGGAGTGCTAGACTGGGCAAGACGTTACAACATTATAGTTGGGATTGCACGAGGAATTCAATATCTTCATGAAGATTCTCGACTAAAAGTAATACACCGTGATCTCAAGGCATCTAATGTTTTATTAGATGCCGATATGAATCCAAAGATTTCCGACTTTGGAATGGCAAAGGTTTTTCATGGAAATCAAAGTCAAGAAAATACAAGAACAGGAAGAGTAGTTGGAACTTTGTAAGTTAAATGTAATTGTAGATTATGGTGTATACCTTATACCAGCTGAAAGAATTGTTTCTGAACAGGAAAATCATTCATTTTCGATTTGAAAATCTTTCGAGTTATTTACTGGAGTCTACGTgctaacaatatttttatttatttatagtggTTACATGTCTCCTGAATATGCCATGCATGGGAAATTCTCAGTGAAATCCGACGTGTTCAGTTTTGGAGTGTTGGTTTTGGAGATCCTTAGCGGCAAGAAGAACACAAGTTACTATCGATCACATGAGGACAATGATGATGACCTTTTGAGCTTTGTGAGTTTTGAACTAcgatttaacatgtttttgtttagTTGATTAGCTGTGCCAGGAATTTCAagaatatatgtatgtatgtatgtctAACTAAAGTTTTGGCACAGGCTTGGAAGAATTGGATAGATCGAACACCTTTCCAGATATTGGATCCAAAATTGAGAGGTTCTTATTCTAGAAATGAAGTTCAGAGATGCATCCATATTGCTTTGTTATGTGTTCAAGAAAACCCAGTTGAGAGACCTTCAATGGCGACAATAATGCTTGCATTGAACTCTTATTCAGTGACTTTAGGGTTTCCCAGACAGCCAGCATCTCTTGTGAGAGGAAGAGCAACAAAAGAGAGATTAAGACACCAGCTTGATTCTGATCACTCCAACAGTTCTTCAATCCCTTTTTCTGCTGCTGATTCATTGATCACTCAAGTATATCCTCG is a window from the Vigna unguiculata cultivar IT97K-499-35 chromosome 7, ASM411807v1, whole genome shotgun sequence genome containing:
- the LOC114191833 gene encoding cysteine-rich receptor-like protein kinase 10 isoform X2, encoding MCILKSSSTHLLILSLFVFLNYATEAAPTYSAHACTDGSFYRPNTTFQTNLNLFLSSLVSNATLHDGYYLTNFSLGAPGEVKGLFLCRGDVTPSVCHDCVAAAADNITRLCTNQTESVIWYDECMVRYSNLSFLNNIVPSIGISSQQSVPDSDINSFIDFLASALNGVAQDAVNSLSGRMFATREASFTSSMSLYALAQCRPDLSVFDCNMCLTGAISSLGEGKRGARNLLPSCNVRYELYPFYNVSAVSTKPESLSPSSGKRSISIILAIGVPIVVAVLLLIVGVCFLRKRASDKYNNSFGQDSIVEGLSDADSLQFDLAMIEAATNRFSDENKIGKGGFGVVYKGVLPDGQEIAVKRLSVTSLQGAVEFRNEAALVAKLQHRNLVRLLGFCLEGQEKILVYEYIPNKSLDYFLFDSTKQRELDWSQRYKIIVGIARGILYLHEDSQLRIVHRDLKASNVLLDQNMNPKISDFGMAKIFQADQTQVNTGRIVGTYGYMSPEYAMRGQFSMKSDVFSFGVLVLEIVSGKKNTDFYQSNHADDLLIFAWKKWTEQTPMEFVDPTLRGSCSRNEVNRCIQIALLCVQENPSHRPSMATIALMLNSYSVTMSMPRQPASFLRGRTPNRLNRGLDSDQSTTDQSTSSSIPWSVNEVSVTEVYPR
- the LOC114191833 gene encoding cysteine-rich receptor-like protein kinase 10 isoform X1; translated protein: MCILKSSSTHLLILSLFVFLNYATEAAPTYSAHACTDGSFYRPNTTFQTNLNLFLSSLVSNATLHDGYYLTNFSLGAPGEVKGLFLCRGDVTPSVCHDCVAAAADNITRLCTNQTESVIWYDECMVRYSNLSFLNNIVPSIGISSQQSVPDSDINSFIDFLASALNGVAQDAVNSLSGRMFATREASFTSSMSLYALAQCRPDLSVFDCNMCLTGAISSLGEGKRGARNLLPSCNVRYELYPFYNVSAVSTKPESLSPSSGKRSISIILAIGVPIVVAVLLLIVGVCFLRKRASDKYNNSFGQDSSNLSFSIKLIFSCNLFQLPLIWWLMIIIFLCCVVVEGLSDADSLQFDLAMIEAATNRFSDENKIGKGGFGVVYKGVLPDGQEIAVKRLSVTSLQGAVEFRNEAALVAKLQHRNLVRLLGFCLEGQEKILVYEYIPNKSLDYFLFDSTKQRELDWSQRYKIIVGIARGILYLHEDSQLRIVHRDLKASNVLLDQNMNPKISDFGMAKIFQADQTQVNTGRIVGTYGYMSPEYAMRGQFSMKSDVFSFGVLVLEIVSGKKNTDFYQSNHADDLLIFAWKKWTEQTPMEFVDPTLRGSCSRNEVNRCIQIALLCVQENPSHRPSMATIALMLNSYSVTMSMPRQPASFLRGRTPNRLNRGLDSDQSTTDQSTSSSIPWSVNEVSVTEVYPR